The Onthophagus taurus isolate NC chromosome 2, IU_Otau_3.0, whole genome shotgun sequence genome includes a window with the following:
- the LOC111426994 gene encoding pancreatic lipase-related protein 2-like, with translation MIGLDLFIFTLIIIMDFSISYKLTLGQCVVYYEEPCQVNLIRFVLYMPSTTSSNYKVMLNPFEPLLPDGFNFSAPIKIIIHGYAGNENNPAVSSIPKTYASAGYQAIMVDWSSLAKAPCYPAAFLNTWHVGQCVAILAASLSSYGIMPNQFHALGFSLGAHIASFASNHLKKVIGFSLGRITGLDPALPFFASHINDWKLDPSDADFVDVIHTNAGSFGKIEPIGHADFYVNGGSTQPACENNIYTPYCSHMMVNLYYSESIVSKKFVATECPSVFDYLLGSCSGARKRLAIMGEHCDSNTRGIYFLSTNNFPPFGLG, from the exons ATGATTGGATTagatctttttatttttacat taattataattatggatttttcgatttcttataaattaacgttAGGACAATGTGTAGTATACTATGAAGAACCTTGccaagtaaatttaataagatttGTTTTGTACATGCCCTCAACTACCTCAAGTAACTATAAAGTTATGTTGAATCCGTTCGAGCCGTTATTACCGGAtggatttaatttttctgctcctattaaaataataattcatgGATATGCCGGAAACGAAAATAACCCAGCAGTTAGTTCGATACCGAAAACTTATGCGAGTGCGGGATATCAAGCTATTATgg TTGATTGGAGTTCTTTGGCAAAAGCTCCTTGTTATCCCGCAGCTTTTTTGAATACTTGGCACGTGGGACAATGTGTAGCAATTTTAGCGGCTAGTTTATCAAGTTATGGAATTATGCCAAATCAATTCCACGCTTTAGGGTTTAGTTTAGGAGCTCACATCGCTAGTTTTGCAagtaatcatttaaaaaaagtaattggGTTTAGTTTGGGAAGGATAACAG gattAGATCCAGCATTGCCATTTTTTGCGTCTCACATAAATGACTGGAAATTAGATCCTTCTGATGCCGATTTTGTTGATGTAATTCATACAAATGCTGGATCCTTTGGTAAAATAGAACCGATTGGACATGCTGATTTTTATGTGAATGGTGGTTCTACTCAACCGGCttgtgaaaataatatat acaCTCCATATTGTAGTCATATGATGGTGAATTTATACTATTCGGAATCaatagtttcaaaaaaattcgtCGCAACTGAATGTCCTAGTGTGTTTGATTATCTTTTAGGTAGTTGTAGCGGAGCTAGGAAAAGATTGGCAATTATGGGTGAACATTGTGATTcgaa taCTCGAGGTATTTACTTTCTAAGTACAAACAACTTTCCACCATTTGGGTTAGGATGA
- the LOC111426993 gene encoding pancreatic triacylglycerol lipase-like, producing the protein MTVMFIFWIYLFLNLNFGNTTNFNVIEFKNTSRTARQNILNLGICKILLNRDCPNEEVKYFLYTRRHPQNAEEITVGHSLETSNILQTSFRKNRPTKIVIHGYNSDMFLNALIEVKNQYLMRNDMNIFAIDWGSIAQGPCYPAAVYNSRIAGKCSALLIERLKELHVENIHVIGFSLGAHVSGFIANALFPYKLARITGLDPAMPGFATVPNNQKLDASDAEFVDVIHTNAFFQGQIQESGHVDFFVNGGVVQPGCWADNRFLACNHHRAPFYYAESINSENGFWAWPCTNYFSYLAGRCPPREPQIIMGDLTKKSATGMHLVITDSVSPFAVGKFTGPTIDIFKQNIETTRISDYERYKQMMIIGCTNNYNTGECDNNVVDSGDNLLYDIFP; encoded by the exons ATGACTgtgatgtttattttttggatttatttgtttttgaatttaaattttg gtaACACGACTAATTTTAATGTCatagaatttaaaaacacatcGAGAACTGCAaggcaaaatattttaaatttaggaatatgcaaaattttattgaacag AGATTGTCCAAACGAAGaagtgaaatattttttatacacaaGACGTCACCCACAAAATGCCGAAGAAATAACTGTAGGTCATAGTTTAGAAACATCAAACATTCTACAAACATCCTTCAGAAAAAACCGACcgacaaaaattgttattcaTGGTTATAATTCAGATATGTTCCTTAACGCTTTAATCGAAGTAAAGAATC aaTACCTGATGAGGAACGATATGAATATCTTCGCGATAGATTGGGGATCTATTGCGCAAGGACCTTGCTATCCTGCCGCCGTTTATAATTCTAGAATTGCTGGAAAATGTTCTGCTTTACTAATTGAAAGGCTTAAAGAATTACATGTAGAGAATATTCACGTTATCGGATTTAGTTTAG gagcCCACGTATCGGGATTTATAGCAAACGCTTTATTTCCTTATAAACTTGCCAGAATAACTGGGTTAGATCCCGCAATGCCGGGATTTGCAACAGTTCCAAACAATCAAAAATTAGATGCTTCCGATGCAGAATTTGTTGACGTAATTCACACAAATGCTTTTTTTCAAGGACAAATTCAAGAATCTGGTCACGtagatttttttgtgaatggtGGTGTAGTTCAACCAGGATGTTGGGCCGATAATA gaTTTTTAGCTTGTAATCACCACAGGGCGCCGTTTTATTATGCGGAATCAATCAATTCAGAAAACGGCTTTTGGGCTTGGCCTTGTacgaattatttttcttacctAGCTGGACGATGCCCACCACGCGAACCACAAATTATAATGGgagatttaacaaaaaaaagtgcAACTGGAATGCATTTAGTTATCACAGATTCGGTTTCACCATTTGCTGTTGGAAAATTTACTGGACCAactattgatatttttaaacaaaatattgaaacaaccAGAATAAGTGATTATGAACGGTATAAACAAATGATGATAATTGGTTGTACTAACAATTATAACACAGGAGAATGTGATAATAATGTTGTCGACTCTGGAGATAATTTGCTTTACGATATTTTTccataa
- the LOC111426999 gene encoding lipase member H-like: protein MVLGQGTKIVVLFSVLTATVQLDAICNLRVILPWLCDEEFSIGDSPISRLILGEKDINSAILELVQDVVSFTLYSRSNEAGINFITSTVSSINIDSSKETKFLIHGWSNDGNSRMPQTLKDSYLPSKDVNVIVVDWSGLSNLLLYPLPANGTGYIGECLSNIIEELFPNTEKLNVHILGHSLGAHIAGFAGRSLKRKGFILPRITGLDPASPLIWNGLVKSDAEFVDVVHTAAGSLGKTGPQGHIDFYPNGGVSPQPGCEEETFINILFCSHARSWQYYAKTIQNPRRYIAVQCDSYEDYLINRCSGNNMLYMGEYLSSRSRGIYYLNAKLN, encoded by the exons ATGGTGTTAGGACAAGGAACTAAAATTGTAGTTCTTTTTAGTGTACTCACCGCTACAg TTCAATTGGACGCCATCTGTAATTTACGCGTAATCTTACCATGGCTTTGTGATGAAGAGTTTTCAATCGGGGATTCTCCCATTTCAAGATTAATTTTGGGcgaaaaagatattaattccGCTATATTAGAGTTAGTACAGGATGTAGTCTCATTTACATTATATTC AAGATCAAATGAAGCaggaataaattttataacaagcACGGTATCATCAATAAACATAGATTCTtcaaaagaaacaaaatttttaatacacgGTTGGAGTAATGATGGAAATTCAAGAATGCCACAAACTTTAAAGGATAGCTATTTACCTTCTAAAGATGTTAACGTAATCGTTGTTGATTGGAGTGGTCTatcaaatttacttttatacCCATTACCTGCGAATGGAACCGGATACATCGGTGAATGTTTATCAAATATAATAGAAGAGTTGTTTccaaataccgaaaaactaaatgtgcaTATTTTGGGGCATAGTTTGGGAGCTCACATTGCAGGATTTGCTGGAAGATCTCTTAAACGGAAAGGATTTATTTTACCTCGAATAACAG GTTTGGATCCAGCAAGTCCCTTAATTTGGAATGGTTTAGTAAAATCTGACGCTGAATTTGTTGATGTAGTCCACACAGCTGCTGGATCTTTAGGAAAAACTGGTCCACAAGGTCATATAGATTTTTATCCAAATGGCGGAGTATCCCCACAACCGGGTTGTGAAGaagaaacatttattaatatccTTTTCTGTAGTCACGCGCGAAGTTGGCAGTATTACGCAAAAACGATACAAAATCCACGCCGTTATATTGCTGTGCAATGCGATTCTTACgaagattatttaattaatcgatGTAGTGGCAATAACATGCTATACATGGGAGAGTATTTATCATCACGATCACGTGgtatttattacttaaatgcaaaattaaattaa
- the LOC111426995 gene encoding phospholipase A1-like, producing the protein MDFLNHLVCVFFLQCLFSVTINAQGGIIPPLRQEIKDELFLHNQSISNKTMRECVWRPVNERTICPDPDLKHILYAGGKKHEVDLTVSDWLRQSAWDPEKEDVIIIHGYAGGDDTLPIAVLRDAYINNGSYNVWMVDWGPMSQPPCYPAAVHNIKAVGKCTADLFTELRKQGLRTERLMCIGHSLGAHTCGLIAKYVLFRMHRIVALDPARPLIPANSRLNSGDAHAVHVIHTNAGHYGEAGRSGHVDFCVNGGKIQPYCEKAGFDEQLCSHVWAVCYMAESLHPILARRAEPCSRRCPTGPRPGLRIGVPVYMGQYTPLTTTGSYCLYGQDPPYCPKEPGAPGDKRCCLYPIVSTTNKP; encoded by the exons ATggattttttgaatcatttagtttgtgtattttttcttcaatgttTATTTTCTG TTACAATAAATGCCCAAGGGGGTATCATTCCACCACTTCGTcaagaaattaaagatgaaCTCTTTCTTCACAACCAAAGCATCTCAAACAAAACCATGAGAGAATGCGTTTGGAGACCAGTAAATGAAAGAACAATCTGCCCTGATCCAGatttgaaacatattttatatgcTGGCGGAAAAAAACATGAGGTTGACTTAACAGTTTCAGATTGGTTAAGACAAAGCGCATGGGATCCTGAAAAAGAGGATGTTATCATCATTCACGGTTACGCTGGAGGAGATGATACACTTCCAATAGCTGTTTTAAGAGATG cATACATTAATAATGGGAGTTATAAtgtttggatggtcgattGGGGCCCAATGAGTCAACCACCATGTTATCCAGCAGCAGTTCATAACATCAAAGCAGTCGGGAAATGTACAGCAGATCTTTTCACTGAACTCAGAAAACAAGGATTGCGGACAGAAAGATTGATGTGTATTGGACATTCTTTAG gtgCCCACACATGTGGATTGATTGCGAAGTATGTCTTATTCCGTATGCATAGAATAGTCGCTTTGGATCCGGCGAGACCGTTAATTCCTGCAAATAGCAGGTTGAATAGCGGAGACGCACACGCCGTACATGTCATTCATACCAATGCTGGCCATTATGGCGAAGCAGGAAGATCAGGACATGTCGATTTCTGCGTTAACGGTGGAAAAATTCAACCGTATTGCGAAAAAGCTggat TTGATGAACAACTATGTAGCCATGTGTGGGCAGTTTGTTACATGGCAGAGAGTCTGCATCCAATTTTAGCACGTAGAGCAGAACCGTGTTCTAGAAGATGTCCAACAGGTCCTCGTCCAGGATTACGTATAGGAGTTCCAGTATACATGGGGCAATACACACCTCTGAC gacaACTGGATCATACTGCTTATATGGACAAGATCCACCTTATTGTCCAAAAGAACCAGGTGCTCCCGGAGATAAACGATGTTGCTTGTATCCTATTGTTTCCACAACAAATAAAccttga
- the LOC111426984 gene encoding uncharacterized protein, with protein sequence MYSYLKSVASLLPIFLISVRCESDTSYNSTGLIDRYPGYGESWVFLPDGDGKPRVALLELPNWITSRIGRAEDLVSFTLFTRYNENGQVIFLQNLNLKNTTFDPNKETKIVTHGWMSNGKSNTCMDIKNAYLQLGDYNVFVYDWEPIANNFAYPIVASRVDSVGTELAKFVGLLIANGCDRMKIHLVGHSLGAHVTGVAGSKFGKEKIGRITGLDPAGPFFSTSRTDRLSENSAKFVDVIHTSGWVVGYGESIGTVDFFPNGGIPPQPGCSGLPEIIEGCSHARSWQLFRDSIESASKYMAKKCESYGAFKMNKCDGDMISMGEHVRNDAKGNYYLKTNSCLAAHNRNYYFTKMMSLRSTLISFYCLFVLHYVESQVIITLYTRSIPNGVQLTQSNKYSNSAYSNTKVTKFTINGWVYNWDPTFPNITKAYLKKTDLNVININWSAISGDMNGTVGLQNFNAVGNVYLDLLTNLIASGSNANNFHLIGHGLGAHVAGYAAQRLFATKNVKVNRLTALDPTIQTIRNLTSTDAQFVDVIHTTDVYGTYKALGIVDFFPNNALVPQAGCGFEYVPMIACSHYMSVIFFGNSIKNGTLYLATKCTNYENYKDSLCTRNATTYMGESVARNATGSYYLSVYLRSSNLTTELKRMFGPHHKHHIKHH encoded by the exons ATGTatagttatttaaaaagtgtTGCCTCCCTCCTTCCCATATTTCTTATTT CGGTTAGATGTGAAAGTGATACCTCATACAACTCCACTGGTTTAATTGATAGATATCCCGGTTATGGTGAGTCGTGGGTGTTTCTACCCGACGGTGATGGAAAACCGAGAGTGGCACTTTTGGAATTACCCAATTGGATAACATCACGAATAGGAAGGGCTGAAGATTTAGTTAGTTTTACTTTATTCACGAGATATAACGAAAATGggcaagttatttttttgcaaaatttaaatttaaaaaataccaCTTTTGATCCGAATAAGGAAACTAAGATTGTAACTCATGGGTGGATGTCCAATGGGAAAAGCAATACTTGTATGGATATTAAAAATGCTTATCTTCAACTTGGAGATTATAATGTTTTTGTGTATGATTGGGAACCTATTGCTAATAATTTCGCTTATCCCATTGTTGCTTCAAGAGTGGATTCGGTTGGAACAGAATTAGCTAAATTTGTTGGTTTATTGATAGCTAATGGTTGCGATAGGATGAAAATTCATTTGGTGGGGCATAGTTTAGGTGCACATGTTACAGGTGTTGCTGGTTCTAAATTTggcaaagaaaaaattggGCGAATTAcag GATTAGATCCTGCTGGGCCATTTTTTTCAACGAGCAGAACTGATCGTTTATCAGAAAATTCGGCTAAATTTGTGGATGTAATACATACTTCCGGTTGGGTTGTTGGATATGGAGAATCGATTGGAACAGTTGACTTTTTTCCAAATGGTGGAATCCCACCTCAACCTGGTTGCTCTGGATTACCtgaa ATTATAGAGGGATGTAGTCACGCACGAAGTTGGCAATTATTTAGAGATAGTATAGAAAGTGCTAGTAAATACATggcaaaaaaatgtgaaagttACGGAGcgtttaaaatgaataaatgtGACGGAGATATGATTTCGATGGGCGAACACGTTAGAAACGATGCCAAAGGAAATTACTATTTGAAAACGaattct TGCTTAGCAGCTCACAATAGAAACTATTACTTTACCAAAATGATGTCTTTAAGATCAAccttaataagtttttattgCCTTTTTG ttttacactatgtGGAATCTCAAGTTATTATAACATTATATACAAG atCAATTCCTAATGGAGTACAACTTACTCAAAGTAATAAATACTCTAATTCCGCCTATAGTAACACAAAAGTCACTAAATTTACCATTAACGGCTGGGTTTATAACTGGGATCCAACATTTCCTAATATAACAAAAGcttatcttaaaaaaaccgatttaaatgttataaacattaattggtCCGCTATATCGGGTGATATGAATGGAACGGTTGGGCTCCAAAATTTTAACGCAGTTGGCAATGTTTATCTGGATTTGTTAACGAATTTGATTGCCAGCGGTTCGAACgcgaacaactttcatttaaTTGGCCATGGTTTAGGTGCGCATGTTGCTGGTTACGCTGCCCAGCGATTATTTGCTACCAAAAACGTAAAAGTTAACAGATTAACGG CTTTGGATCCTACTATTCAAACAATTAGAAATTTAACATCAACTGATGCCCAATTTGTCGATGTAATTCATACTACTGATGTTTATGGTACTTATAAAGCTTTGGGTATCGTTGACTTTTTTCCAAATAATGCGCTTGTACCTCAAGCAGGTTGTGGTTTTGAATATGTA ccaATGATAGCCTGTTCACATTATATGTCCGTTATTTTCTTTGGAAATAGCATTAAAAATGGTACGTTGTATTTAGCAACGAAATGCACTAACtatgaaaattataaagataGTCTTTGTACCCGGAATGCAACGACATATATGGGAGAGAGCGTTGCACGAAATGCTACTGGTTCGTATTATCTGAGTGTTTATCTAAGATCATCAAACTTAACAactgaattaaaaagaatgtttggtCCTCACCACAAACATCATATTAAACACCATTAA
- the LOC111426928 gene encoding protein BCCIP homolog, with protein sequence MAGPSKRRAIKNKESESGSDMDEDGYHGQEEIQADFEGRNPEAHHFHAIKQLLQQLFLKAHIDLSQLADLVIAQTGIGSVLVQSLYDDEDDSDDDMSSDAFGITSVINISSHKETPCIKQLIALIKQLSKEHADESKQKEIEDILSNKKVGLLLNERYVNIPAKIADPLLTSLMGEIDRFKKKDSSYDFDYYVMICKMHKSKQNKSEILFANAEEEIFAKEAKACFDFDVTQESDTSVTGKWSEDDVEMTPFRLVLFFEGNKFSNIVQQVKAFVN encoded by the exons ATGGCAGGGCCCTCCAAGAGACgtgcaattaaaaataaagaatcgGAATCTGGTAGCGATATGGATGAGGACGGATATCATGGACAAGAG GAAATACAAGCAGACTTTGAAGGAAGAAATCCTGAAGCACATCATTTCCATGCTATAAAACAACTTCTTCAACAATTATTCTTAAAAGCCCATATCGATTTATCTCAATTAGCTGATTTGGTGATTGCCCAAACAGGAATTGGAAGTGTGTTAGTGCAGAGTTTGtatgatgatgaagatgatAGTGATGATGATATGTCCTCTGATGCTTTTGGAATAACAAGTGTGATAAATATATCGTCacataag GAAACACCATgcataaaacaattaattgcTTTAATCAAACAATTATCAAAAGAACATGCAGATGAATCAAAACagaaagaaattgaagatattCTATCCAATAAAAAAGTAGGTCTGTTATTAAATGAAAGATATGTTAATATACCAGCCAAAATTGCGGATCCTTTACTTACCTCCTTAATGGGCGAAATAGACaggtttaaaaagaaagattcTTCATatgattttgattattatgTGATGATTTGTAAAATgcataaatcaaaacaaaataaaa GTGAAATATTATTTGCAAAtgcagaagaagaaatttttgcaaaagaaGCAAAAGCatgttttgattttgatgtGACTCAAGAATCAGATACATCAGTTACTGGAAAATGGTCTGAGGATGATGTTGAAATGACTCCATTCcgattagttttattttttgaaggaaataaattttctaatattgTACAACAAGTTAAAGCTTTTGTTAATTAG
- the LOC111427016 gene encoding inactive pancreatic lipase-related protein 1-like, whose amino-acid sequence MERLAFLVVLALFSAATFAEINVEEDVTFRLFTKNNKYEWKNLGFDVENITSSGFDFDKDTKIITHGFLNNGSGMSCIALRDAFLEHQDLNVIIVDYDKIAADLLLMPEDKVKMTGEHVAKMVDFLILHGLDTSKIHLLGHSLGGHVVGYAATHAHNGKVARVSGLDPALMVNMDDDAVLNPDAAEYVDVIHTCQGVYGTTKSIGTVDFWPNGGRATQPTCDVLGGVTCSHYEAVRFMTRSINDPERYPARFCKSEDDFNDGICDGNEIAYMGIAAGRPAFGDYYINTEDEGDDIN is encoded by the exons ATGGAACGCTTAGCATTCTTAGtagttttagctttattctctGCTG CAACTTTTGCGGAAATCAATGTAGAAGAAGATGTAACGTTCCGTCTTTTTACCAA aaataataaatatgaatGGAAAAACCTTGGTTTTGACGTTGAAAATATTACCTCGTCTGGTTTCGATTTCGACAAAGACACTAAGATCATCACCCatggatttttaaataacggaAGTGGAATGTCTTGCATCGCTTTAAGAGATGCTTTCCTCGAACACCAAGATTTGAATGTAATTATTGTTGATTATGACAAAATTGCCGCTGATTTACTTTTGATGCCCGAagataaagtaaaaatgacTGGAGAACATGTGGCCAAAATGGTTGATTTTCTGATTCTCCATGGACTTGATACAAGTAAAATTCACTTATTAGGTCACAGTTTAGGTGGTCATGTCGTTGGATATGCTGCTACACATGCACATAATGGAAAAGTTGCTAGAGTTTCTG gTTTGGATCCTGCCCTTATGGTCAATATGGACGACGACGCCGTTCTTAATCCCGATGCAGCTGAATACGTCGATGTCATTCACACATGCCAAGGAGTCTATGGTACCACCAAATCAATTGGAACAGTTGATTTCTGGCCCAACGGTGGCCGTGCCACACAACCAACATGCGACGTTTTAGGAGGTGTTACTTGCAGCCATTACGAAGCTGTTCGTTTCATGACTAGAAGCATAAATGATCCTGAAAGATACCCTGCTCGTTTTTGCAAATCTGAGGATGATTTTAATGATGGAATCTGTGATGGTAATGAAATCGCTTACATGGGTATTGCTGCTGGGCGCCCAGCATTTGGAGATTATTACATCAATACTGAAGATGAAGGCgatgatattaattaa
- the REPTOR-B gene encoding REPTOR-binding partner: MDMMEFQEMTVIPENPVNEGPHRKESGKRGRKPGRKSSEKVDMKAKLERSRQSARECRARKKLRYQYLEELVADREKAVLALRKELDKYQSWAKEIDAGHIPEGMQEEILDDLGNLKQDS, encoded by the exons ATGGATATGATGGAGTTTCAGGAGATGACTGTCATCCCCGAAAATCCCGTAAAC gaGGGTCCTCATAGAAAGGAGTCTGGGAAAAGGGGACGAAAACCAGGGAGAAAATCCAGTGAGAAGGTTGATATGAAGGCTAAACTGg agcgCAGTAGACAAAGTGCTCGAGAATGTAGAGCTAGGAAAAAGTTAAGGTATCAATATTTAGAAGAATTGGTAGCTGACAGAGAAAAGGCTGTGCTTGCTTTAAGAAAAGAATTAGACAAA taCCAGAGCTGGGCTAAAGAAATAGACGCTGGTCATATCCCAGAAGGAATGCAAGAAGAAATTCTGGACGACTTGGGCAATCTAAAACAAGATTCTTAA